One Aethina tumida isolate Nest 87 chromosome 5, icAetTumi1.1, whole genome shotgun sequence genomic window carries:
- the LOC109598914 gene encoding splicing factor 3B subunit 6 codes for MALIMQRKTNVRLPPEINRILYVRNLPYKITAEEMYDIFGKYGAIRQIRLGNTPETRGTAFVVYEDIFDAKNACDHLSGFNVCNRYLVVLYYQASKAFKKTDIEKKQEEIDKMKSKYGINT; via the exons ATGGCTCTGATTATGCAAAGAAAGACCAAC GTGCGTCTTCCCCCAGAAATCAACAGGATCTTGTACGTGAGAAACCTGCCGTACAAAATAACCGCTGAAGAAATGTACGACATATTCGGTAAATACGGAGCGATCAGGCAAATCCGCCTTGGCAACACGCCGGAGACCAGAGGCACTGCTTTTGTTGTGTACGAGGACATTTTCGATGCCAAAAATGCTTGTGATCATTTGTCTGGGTTTAACGTCTGTAATCGGTATTTGGTTGTGTTGTATTATCAAGCAAGTAAAGCCTTTAAGAAAACTGACATTGAGAAGAAACAGGAGGAGATTGACAAGATGAAATCGAAGTATGGAatcaatacataa
- the LOC109598890 gene encoding mutS protein homolog 5-like, with translation MSTTNLNSDAFISTLNTNEINGGDVPEQNESKNLLCIIVRHGKLGAAYYNFSDRILYFYDEMIDPPPQYLVTQTLLREVAPKYVVTFGCKTDEFVRRLMLFCTDDGNTTVTTDEMLKLPQNFHLLPLKEYSYEICKLIIMCMELPTNPDENQIKREMYIQSLINFNCRLSVQCLGALIKYLEKNWAYFETDKEQLQFLHIHQKTLRNHVLMDATSFDALHIFHKRGHESSFKRGSQSASREGFSLYQLYLVNCKSVLGQVCLRNVLLNPIHDLQELNVRMDFIEYSLLASNREFVEALQDNIKHIHEVNTLLIRVQNGRASSHDWKVLYKSIYHLVFLSEICGPHSEKSTVINDFFNSVTPELLGLEQSISTALDFNIEESGRPTIKYGVDESLDEKKLRRNDISKSVNVAARIVVDELPDYIGECTVIYLPEMGHLIAIKEWQDDCDPNVLQQMGYQFVFKLSKTLHYKNPICRELDKCFGDINSEIIDHENRIIRRLSGYIIKYLNHIRVPIKKVAMIDCLLAMARVAGEKNFVRPQLNSDNTHEITGGRHPLMELMIANFERNDFRSGGPHGRVKIITGPNGSGKSIYLKQVGVILYMAHVGSYVPAQSANIGLTHSIHCRIQATESASVRLSAFMIDISQTTKALETAKGSSLILMDEFGRGTTINEGVALLVGVLKAFISRNLDCPHILVSTHFQQVIHHLPESDVVEYWKTEHTKQDGCLYFLYKIVKGVSDSYAFDIATELGFDQDIIQRARYIFNCLKRNERIVPINMNKSLVNLTEEDANEFLFNLDIPEPDD, from the exons ATGTccacaacaaatttaaattcagacGCTTTTATTAGTACTTTGAACACTAACGAAATTAACGGTGGTGATGTACCTGAACAAAATGAAAGCAAAAATCTACTGTGCATCATTGTTCGGCATGGCAAACTTGGGGCTGCCTACTACAACTTTTCAGACCGAATA ctatatttttatgatgaaaTGATTGACCCACCGCCACAATATTTAGTCACCCAAACCTTACTCAGGGAAGTCGCCCCAAAGTACGTCGTAACTTTCGGCTGCAAAACCGACGAGTTTGTCAGGCGTCTGATGTTGTTCTGCACCGACGATGGGAATACCACCGTCACAACTGATGAAATGTTAAAGTTGCCGCAGAACTTCCACCTGTTGCCCCTGAAGGAATACT CCTATGAGATCTGCAAGTTGATAATTATGTGCATGGAGTTGCCCACAAACCCGGACGAAAACCAGATCAAACGGGAAATGTACATACAATCCCTCATCAACTTCAACTGTCGCCTTTCAGTGCAATGCCTAGGGGCCCTAATAAAATACCTTGAAAAGAACTGGGCCTACTTTGAGACGGACAAGGAACAGCTCCAGTTCCTGCATATTCATCAAAAAAcact CCGAAATCACGTTCTGATGGACGCGACCAGCTTCGACGCCCTGCACATATTCCACAAACGTGGACACGAGTCCAGTTTCAAGCGTGGCTCGCAGTCGGCGAGTCGTGAAGGCTTCAGCCTCTATCAACTGTACTTGGTCAATTGTAAATCGGTGTTGGGACAGGTTTGCCTCAGGAACGTGCTGCTGAATCCCATCCACGATTTACAGGAGCTGAACGTCAGGATGGACTTCATCGAGTATTCGTTGTTGGCGTCCAACAGGGAGTTCGTTGAGGCTCTGCAGGATAATATTAAACACATACACGAAGTTAAT ACTTTGCTGATAAGAGTACAAAACGGTCGAGCCAGCAGCCACGACTGGAAAGTATTATACAAATCAATATACCACCTGGTTTTCTTGAGCGAAATATGCGGCCCCCATTCAGAGAAAAGTACAGTCATCAACGATTTTTTCAATTCCGTAACACCCGAACTGCTGGGCTTGGAACAATCGATCAGTACCGCCctagattttaatattgaggAGTCTGGAAGACCCACAATTAAATACGGGGTCGACGAATCACTGGACGAAA AGAAACTGAGGAGGAACGACATATCGAAGAGCGTGAACGTTGCTGCCAGGATTGTGGTTGACGAACTGCCTGATTATATTGGTGAATGTACCGTTATTTATTTGCCGGAAATGGGGCATTTAATTGCCATCAAGGAATGGCAGGACGATTGTGATCCTAACGTGTTACAGCAAATGGGTTATCAGTTTGTG TTTAAACTATCGaaaactttacattacaaGAATCCTATTTGTCGag AGTTGGACAAATGCTTCGGCGACATAAACTCGGAAATAATCGACCACGAAAATCGCATCATACGAAGACTTTCCGGCTACATCATAAAGTACTTGAATCACATTCGAGTACCCATTAAAAAGGTGGCCATGATCGACTg CCTCCTGGCCATGGCCCGGGTGGCCGGGGAGAAGAACTTCGTCCGCCCCCAACTGAACAGCGACAACACGCACGAAATAACCGGAGGCCGCCACCCCCTGATGGAGCTGATGATCGCCAACTTCGAGCGCAACGACTTCCGCTCCGGAGGGCCGCACGGCCGCGTCAAGATCATAACGGGCCCGAACGGCAGCGGCAAAAGCATCTACTTGAAACAAGTGGGCGTCATCTTGTACATGGCGCACGTGGGGTCGTACGTGCCGGCGCAGTCGGCCAACATCGGGCTGACGCACAGCATACATTGCAGGATCCAAGCCACCGAGTCCGCCTCCGTTAGGCTGTCGGCTTTCATGATCGACATCAGTCAG ACCACCAAGGCGTTGGAGACGGCGAAGGGGTCCTCCTTGATTCTGATGGACGAGTTTGGGAGAGGCACAACCATAAACGAAGGTGTGGCCCTTTTGGTTGGGGTTTTGAAGGCTTTCATCTCGAGGAATTTGGACTGTCCGCATATTTTGGTGTCCACACATTTCCAACAAGTCATCCACCACCTTCCCGAGTCCGACGTTGTGGAATATTGGAAAACGGAACACACAAAACAGGATGGATGTTTGTATttcctgtataaaattgttaaaggcGTTTCGGATAGTTACGCCTTTGACATCGCCACTGAATTGGGATTCGATCAGGACATCATACAACGTGCccgttatatttttaattgtttaaagagGAATGAAAGAATAGTTCCTATAAACATGAACAAATCACTTGTTAATCTAACGGAAGAGGATGcaaatgaatttttgtttaacttgGACATTCCTGAACCTGATGATTAA
- the LOC109598912 gene encoding histone RNA hairpin-binding protein, which produces MSQIKARSTRNISLKDASVFNDDSMDSNEASPNSYLNKKIKSEPEEIKPRGSLNTTLKDARIFDEDSMDSKELSPNSYLNKVFKKEKSPVKIKTELDEYSSPLIKREFESLNIQSPLETETKKSVHSRLGDVAHSRLGPKADDKKSVSRKVFKRDAPYEQADEHPTKRAKQSKMDEPKPKKEQKQMETDPEVLRRRQKQIDFGKNTLGYENYIRLKKKSERGADDPQTPNKHTKYSRRAWDGLIKQWRLKLHAYDPVESDED; this is translated from the exons ATGTCGCAAATCAAAGCAAGGAGCACACGGAACATATCGTTAAAAGACGCAAGTGTTTTCAACGAC GATTCGATGGACTCAAACGAAGCGTCCCCGAACTCGTACCTAAACAAGAAAATCAAATCAGAACCGGAGGAAATAAAGCCGAGGGGCTCGTTGAATACCACGTTAAAAGATGCCAGAATTTTTGATGAG GACTCGATGGACTCGAAAGAGCTGTCCCCTAATTCCTACTTAAACAAGGTGTTCAAAAAGGAAAAGTCCCCCGTCAAGATAAAAACTGAGTTGGACGAGTACAGCTCGCCATTAATCAAAAGGGAATTTGAAAGCCTCAACATACAGTCACCATTGGAAACTGAGACCAAAAAGTCGGTGCATAGTAGGCTGGGTGACGTCGCACACTCTAGATTGGGACCGAAAGCAGATGACAAGAAAAGTGTCAGTAGGAAGGTGTTCAAAAGGGACGCGCCGTACGAACAGGCCGACGAACATCCCACCAAACGGGCCAAACAATCCAAAATGGACGAGCCAAAACC TAAAAAGGAACAGAAGCAGATGGAGACTGACCCAGAGGTGCTGAGGAGGAGGCAAAAGCAAATCGACTTCGGCAAAAACACTTTGGGTTATGAGAACTACATCAGACTAAAAAAGAA GAGCGAAAGAGGGGCTGACGATCCGCAGACTCCCAACAAGCACACCAAGTACTCTCGGAGGGCCTGGGATGGGCTTATTAAACAGTGGAGGCTTAAGCTGCATGCATACGATCCTGTTGAGTCCGATGAAGATTGA
- the LOC109598908 gene encoding palmitoyltransferase ZDHHC23 — protein MNETTVPLCCCEYYDRNNERNHILACLCNCEDLDEAFDSFVKGEAVPESRRRAVMGTFQDRLRIPWRGGAKQVSVDAILPIFILPVILLLAANSLWWTIFSFTTMTVFLVFLFNFLIRNLPQTKFFLVWTITSSILLYVIFEYIVIPFLEILLEENIVLSLFIFGYIVSAYLCKVKANQLNSSVENEEGKGFAKYGGKIDNCSICQKSVPDKDHHCIWLDCCIGRHNQCEFIISLTCATASLLYSSNLTLTSVCHPFTLYKTILLPDDCSDVYQQFELGLSFVAALYSLFIAVILLILLLQQILFVSIGVSRKEWNTFSNFSKCLCGLTAYRPNSVGFIGNWARIICVKRRHNISSSQQL, from the exons ATGAACGAGACAACCGTGCCTTTATGCTGCTGTGAATATTACGACCGCAACAACGAACGGAACCACATCCTGGCCTGCCTGTGCAACTGCGAGGACCTGGATGAGGCGTTCGACAG ttttgttaaaggTGAGGCCGTGCCCGAGTCGAGGAGGCGGGCAGTGATGGGCACGTTCCAGGACCGACTGCGTATACCGTGGAGGGGTGGCGCCAAACAGGTGTCCGTTGATGCCATCCTGCCCATATTTATTTTGCCTGTGATATTGCTGTTGGCCGCGAACAGCCTGTGGTGGACGATATTCTCCTTCACGACCATGACTGTGTTTCTGGTGTTCCTGTTCAATTTTCTGATCAGGAATTTGCCACAGACCAAGTTCTTCTTGGTGTGGACAATTACCTCCAGCATTTTACTTTATGTGATTTTCGAGTACATTGTTATACCGTTTTTGGAGATTTTACTCGAAGagaatattgttttaagtCTGTTCATATTTGGCTACATTGTCTCGGCATATTTATGTAAAGTTAAAGCCAACCAGTTAAACTCCAGCGTTGAAAATGAGGAAGGGAAAGGTTTTGCTAAATATGGAGGCAAAATTGATAACTGCAGTATTTGTCAAAAGTCTGTTCCTGATAAAGATCACCACTGTATCTG GTTGGATTGTTGTATAGGACGGCACAACCAATGTGAGTTTATAATCTCACTAACTTGTGCAACTGCATCTCTTTTATACAGTTCAAATCTAACACTAACCTCTGTATGCCATCCATTCActttgtacaaaactattctttTACCTGATGACTGCTCTGATGTTTATCAACAATTTGA attGGGGCTCTCTTTTGTGGCAGCACTGTACAGTTTATTCATTGCTGTGATTCTGTTAATTCTTCTGCTGCAGCAGATTCTTTTTGTCTCGATAGGTGTGAGCAGGAAGGAGTGGAACACATTTTCGAATTTTTCAAAGTGCCTGTGCGGTTTGACCGCCTATCGTCCAAACAGTGTGGGCTTCATTGGGAATTGGGCTAGGATTATTTGCGTGAAACGCAGGCACAACATTAGTAGTAGTCAACaactttaa
- the LOC109598918 gene encoding protein PET117 homolog, mitochondrial: MSSLAKAVLGGACAFSLGIIGYVHYRQFYDRQQMHEGVLRDIERRQKRKAENLYNLQKQIDFTKEIKRNREEIDNNVT; the protein is encoded by the exons ATGTCCTCATTAGCAAAAGCGGTGTTGGGAGGTGCTTGTGCATTTTCCTTGGGGATAATAGGATATGTACACTACAGGCAGTTTTACGATAG GCAACAAATGCATGAAGGAGTTTTAAGGGACATTGAAAGGAGACAAAAACGAAAGGCTGAGAATCTGTATAATcttcaaaaacaaatagaCTTTACCAAAGAAATCAAAAGAAACCGTGaagaaattgataataatgtaacgtga
- the LOC109598907 gene encoding uncharacterized protein LOC109598907 has protein sequence MTIRFVWCLVLIDVVAGAQLMNCPTSDIKFEKILGLRPPPSSHPLALYQAANKTIPVTAECISRCHSNDECRSFVIYYNTSSCFWFKISSEGGQEIESVVDNDVAWFVKVCLTDPTNCKKLWTFERIPGSVLIGNDTKVIEKLVTRTDCEQHCLNETSFRCKSTKFRIKRSNYGPNAQTTGVCVLSDADRHLLPNSYRVSSFDEEYFENQCAEGDLQSNSSQFCAFEEYVNSSLAHNDVLYERKTKQECEDLCERTTSFNCRGYSTLKLNNRFNCYLHSEDTKIHGPKLLTSNSQSTYYEKARCINITVNCSETYMTVRYNPETDFQGRIYMEGYSDHPECYASGQGKNTVVSLKLPLLTSQCGITKANGDLNRTLMAGTLVLQYNSLIQTQGDRLIKVGCIFGNESKILIGTGVTISSSIPNKGSVIVNTATNTTSNPTVEMRVLDLHTHEEVSDTQIGQELQLIIEAKISDGIDIWASHLVAMTEKSDESIFLLDDRGCPTNLNIFPALQKTRNNDTVTLTGTFQAFKFASSPIVRFSVIVQFCTEQCKPIDCGNNIESFGRKKREIVMHKIQTVNGTAIVRINRSQFESRSTVINQMPLEYVMVVRDLKSVSDKLVNGDQTLIAGYDIANNAVCLDFSLVIGLIITWIIVQIIFVTCCIILVRRYKRYYEHECTTQSLEELHKNFGIGFSNLENKRVHWADHDDMT, from the exons ATGACGATCCGATTTGTTTGGTGTCTGGTTTTGATTGACGTTGTTGCTG GCGCCCAATTAATGAACTGTCCAACATCGGACATAAAATTCGAAAAGATCCTAGGTCTAAGACCACCACCCTCTAGTCACCCCTTAGCCCTTTATCAAGCAGCAAACAAAACAATACCCGTTACCGCCGAATGCATTTCAAGATGCCATTCGAACGACGAATGCCGAAGCTTCGTCATTTACTACAACACATCTTCCTGTTTCTGGTTCAAAATCTCCAGTGAGGGCGGCCAGGAAATCGAGAGTGTGGTGGACAACGACGTCGCCTGGTTCGTTAAGGTTTGCCTAACCG ATCCAACAAACTGCAAAAAGCTATGGACGTTCGAGAGAATACCGGGATCAGTTTTGATAGGGAACGACACGAAGGTGATCGAAAAACTGGTCACGAGGACTGATTGCGAACAACACTGCCTCAACGAGACTTCATTCAGATGCAAATCGACGAAATTTAGGATTAAACGATCGAATTACGGACCCAATGCTCAGACTACTGGTGTCTGTGTCTTAAGCGACGCAGACAGGCATCTCCTGCCCAATTCGTACAGAGTATCGAGCTTCGATGAGGAGTACTTCGAGAACCAATGTGCGGAAGGCGACCTCCAATCAA ATTCGTCTCAGTTCTGCGCCTTCGAAGAGTACGTGAACTCCTCCCTGGCCCACAACGACGTCTTGTACGAGCGGAAGACGAAGCAGGAATGCGAAGACCTGTGCGAGAGGACCACCAGTTTCAACTGCAGGGGCTACAGCACCCTGAAATTAAACAACAGGTTCAACTGTTACCTCCACAGCGAGGACACCAAAATACACGGACCCAAACTGCTGACCTCAAACTCCCAATCGACTTATTATGAAAAGGCTCGATGCATTAATA TCACGGTGAACTGCAGTGAGACCTACATGACGGTCAGGTACAACCCAGAGACCGACTTCCAGGGGAGGATCTACATGGAAGGGTACTCGGACCATCCGGAGTGCTACGCCAGTGGTCAAGGGAAGAACACGGTGGTGTCACTCAAGTTACCCCTGTTGACGAGCCAATGTGGAATCACCAAGGCAAATGGTGACCTAAACAG GACCTTAATGGCTGGCACTTTGGTGCTTCAGTACAACTCCTTGATACAAACGCAAGGCGACAGGTTGATTAAAGTCGGCTGCATATTCGGGAAcgaaagtaaaatattgatagGAACGGGAGTCACAATTTCAtc GTCGATTCCCAATAAGGGGAGTGTCATTGTGAACACCGCCACTAACACAACTTCAAATCCGACTGTTGAAATGAGAGTTTTGGACTTACACACCCACGAGGAAGTGAGCGACACTCAAATCGGTCAGGAACTTCAACTGATTATTGAGGCAAAGATCAGCG ACGGAATCGATATTTGGGCAAGTCATCTAGTGGCAATGACGGAGAAAAGTGACGAGTCAATCTTCCTGCTGGACGACCGAGGTTGTCCGACCAATCTCAACATATTCCCAGCCCTACAGAAGACAAGGAACAACGACACCGTAACGTTAACTGGCACTTTTCAAGCATTTAAGTTCGCCTCCTCCCCAATCGTCAGGTTCAGTGTTATCGTGCAGTTTTGCACTGAACAATGCAAACct ATCGACTGTGGGAACAATATAGAGTCCTTTGGTAGAAAGAAACGGGAAATTGTGATGCACAAAATCCAAACCGTTAATGGGACAGCCATTGTAAGAATCAACAGGTCCCAATTCGAGTCCAGATCGACGGTAATCAATCAAATGCCTCTGGAATATGTTATGGTCGTGCGAGACCTCAAGTCTGTTTCAGATAAGCTGGTTAACGGTGACCAAACATTAATTGCGGGATATG ACATAGCAAACAATGCGGTGTGCTTGGATTTCTCCTTGGTAATTGGTTTGATAATAACCTGGATAATCGTACAAATTATCTTCGTGACATGCTGCATAATCCTTGTCAGGAGATACAAAAGATATTACGAACACGAGTGCACGACCCAGTCTTTGGAGGAGCTGCACAAAAACTTTGGGATTGGCTTCAGCAATCTGGAAAATAAACGTGTACATTGGGCTGATCATGATGACATGACTTAA
- the LOC109598901 gene encoding uncharacterized protein LOC109598901 produces MSDDEVVKTVAPDARYHNCNVTNWCYASFVDYQKCKILLGDVNPSCDEFKKIFQSICPNAWIQKWEEQIDNGTFAAPLPSKKDCD; encoded by the exons ATGTCCGATGACGAGGTGGTCAAAACAGTCGCCCCAGACGCCCGATATCACAACTGCAACGTGACCAACTGGTGCTACGCCTCGTTCGTGGACTATCAAAAGTGTAAAATACTTTTGGGTGATGT TAATCCCAGTTGTGACGAGTTCAAAAAGATTTTCCAGTCGATTTGTCCCAACGCCTGGATACAAAAATGGGAAGAACAGATCGACAACGGCACTTTCGCCGCCCCCTTACCATCCAAGAAAGACTGCGattga